A section of the Paramisgurnus dabryanus chromosome 4, PD_genome_1.1, whole genome shotgun sequence genome encodes:
- the nlrp3 gene encoding NACHT, LRR and PYD domains-containing protein 12: protein MSSVEEELLETLDELDEGKLKRFKWYLNQNKSVSADDLENADVTDTMYKMMESFGPEGAVKITQNILKKMKHLQIAKQLEKEAHNDMAQVRSPSQTGVCVDVIGQMGATVNTPVVAGNVISGPVTFNLSTNTSGVGLQKPSLDETCGNHVEKHKKGDVLKQHKSNMKEKTEHIFEGKKENKTQLKKVFTELFIAEGDITDVNNEHEIIKVDRAFNTPKFKDTPIDCNDIFCLLRQKKKENIVLTKGIAGIGKTFSVHKFILDWAEGYANQDVDAMFLFPFREINLIKDKQISFHEFLLEFHPELKGLNDEELFKSCSLAFVFDGLDESRLPLNFNCSPVTSVNTKSSVDALFTNLVRGHLLPSSIIWITSRPAAANQLPPDCVGLFTEVRGFNDRQKEEYFRKRIKDKTQASEIIKHIKTSRSLYIMCHIPVFCWIAATVLHEILIKNNGEDIPTTLTEMYIHFLLIQMNMKNQKYEEKHVRERTKLLGTNKEMIFKLAKLAFEQLKKENIMFYEEDLQECGIDVSEDSENTGMIAEIFKKDSVLHEIKVYYFVHLSVQEFFAALYIFLCYQNNNMDELGLFLGKLRPQKNLLYVLLKKAIDYARGNDRGHFDLFLRFLLGISLEPNQKRLTGLVVHKEDGKKCIAKTIQYIKQLQNNDKCPDKSINHFFCILELQDRSLYHQIKKYLSSESVQKKEISASNCSALVYVLMMSEELLDDFDAKKFNTTYDGRRRLVPVIRCCKRALFSDCGLTETCCETVASALQIENCPLTELDLSDNFHIAAGVKLLSAGLKSSHCKLEILRLSWCNLTEKSCEMLSSILSSNSCLRDLDLSNNDLQDSGVKLISDALKSPDCKLHTLRLSGCMVTDEGCCYLASALSSNPSSHLRELDLSYNHPQHSGRQMLSQRLNKLITEPRGECFIKAGIRKYACDLTLDPDTAHVELCLSSGDKSVTHTNQKQPYPDHPDRFESYPQVLCRESLTGRCYWEAEWNGPEGTIGVTYKHILRKKDDLGMVEATPELGNNDVSWKLTCGVRSSVSHDQKDIEIQIPTSCFSRAGVFLDTEAGRLSFYSVSDTRTLTNLYTFLVSFKEPLYAGFKVDSGTLSLCQLK, encoded by the exons ATGTCGTCAGTCGAAGAGGAGCTTCTGGAAACACTGGATGAGCTGGACGAAGGGAAACTTAAGAGATTCAAGTGGTatttaaatcaaaataaatcaGTTTCAGCTGATGATCTGGAGAATGCAGATGTCACTGACACAATGTATAAGATGATGGAGAGTTTTGGACCAGAAGGAGCAGTGAAGATCACACAGAACATCCTGAAGAAAATGAAACACCTTCAGATAGCTAAACAATTAGAGAAGGAAG CGCACAATGATATGGCTCAGGTTAGAAGCCCTTCTCAAACTGGAGTTTGTGTTGATGTCATTGGTCAAATGGGTGCAACTGTAAATACTCCGGTAGTCGCTGGTAATGTTATCTCAGGACCAGTAACCTTCAACCTCAGCACAAACACTTCAGGAGTCG GGCTACAAAAACCCTCACTGGATGAGACATGTGGGAATCATGTAGAAAAACACAAAA AGGGAGATGTCCTGAAACAGCACAAATCCAACATGAAGGAGaaaacagaacacatttttgagggcaaaaaagaaaacaaaacacagcTCAAAAAAGTGTTCACAGAGCTGTTTATAGCCGAAGGGGATATAACAGATGTTAATAACGAACATGAGATTATAAAAGTTGACAGAGCTTTCAATACCCCCAAATTTAAGGACACACCAATTGACTGCAATGACATTTTCTGTTTACTGAGACAAAAGAAAAAGGAAAACATTGTGCTCACCAAAGGCATCGCTGGCATTGGAAAAACCTTCTCTGTGCACAAGTTCATTCTGGACTGGGCTGAGGGATACGCCAATCAGGATGTAGATGCAATGTTCCTGTTTCCATTCAGAGAGATCAACTTGATCAAAGATAAACAGATCAGTTTTCATGAGTTTCTGCTTGAATTTCATCCCGAACTCAAAGGACTAAACGATGAAGAGTTGTTTAAAAGTTGTTCGCTTGCTTTTGTTTTTGACGGACTTGACGAAAGTCGCCTTCCACTGAATTTCAACTGCAGTCCAGTGACCTCTGTTAATACAAAATCATCTGTCGATGCCTTATTCACAAACTTAGTTAGAGGTCATCTGCTTCCATCATCTATCATCTGGATAACATCAAGACCAGCAGCAGCCAATCAGCTGCCTCCTGATTGTGTAGGTTTGTTCACCGAGGTGCGAGGATTCAATGACCGGCAGAAGGAGGAATACTTCAGAAAGAGAATAAAAGATAAAACTCAAGCCTCTGAAATTATCAAACACATTAAGACGTCTCGTAGTCTCTACATCATGTGCCACATTCCTGTCTTCTGTTGGATCGCCGCCACTGTACTTCATGAAATTCTCATCAAGAACAATGGGGAGGACATTCCCACAACCCTCACTGAAATGTACATTCACTTCTTGCTGATTCAGATGAACATGAAGAACCAAAAGtatgaagaaaaacatgtaaggGAACGTACAAAGCTGCTGGGAACAAACAAGGAGATGATTTTCAAGTTGGCCAAACTGGCATTCGAAcagctgaagaaagaaaatATCATGTTCTACGAAGAAGATCTGCAAGAATGTGGCATTGATGTAAGTGAAGACTCTGAGAACACGGGAATGATCGCCGAGATCTTTAAGAAAGACTCTGTGCTTCATGAGATAAAGGTTTATTACTTTGTACATCTAAGTGTCCAGGAGTTTTTTGCTGCACTTTACATATTCCTCTGCTACCAAAACAACAATATGGACGAGCTCGGTTTGTTCCTTGGGAAATTACGTCCCCAAAAAAACctgctgtatgttttgctgAAAAAAGCCATTGATTATGCACGGGGAAACGATAGGGGACATTTTGATCTCTTCCTTCGATTCTTGCTGGGCATTTCTCTTGAGCCAAATCAGAAACGCCTCACAGGCTTGGTGGTCCACAAGGAGGACGGTAAAAAGTGCATCGCGAAAACAATCCAGTACATCAAGCAACTGCAGAACAACGACAAGTGCCCGGATAAATCCATCAACCACTTTTTTTGCATCCTCGAGCTGCAGGACAGATCTCTGTACCATCAGATCAAGAAATATCTGAGTTCAGAATCGGTCCAAAAGAAGGAGATATCCGCCTCAAACTGCTCAGCACTCGTCTATGTGCTTATGATGTCAGAAGAATTGCTGGATGACTTTGACGCAAAGAAGTTTAATACGACGTACGATGGACGAAGAAGACTGGTGCCAGTAATAAGATGTTGCAAAAGAGCTCT GTTTTCAGACTGTGGACTGACAGAAACATGCTGTGAAACAGTGGCTTCTGCTCTTCAGATAGAGAACTGTCCTCTGACAGAGCTCGACCTGAGTGATAACTTCCATATTGCTGCAGGGGTGAAGCTCCTCTCCGCTGGACTGAAGAGCTCACACTGTAAACTAGAGATACTGAG ACTGAGCTGGTGTAATCTCACTGAAAAGAGTTGTGAGATGCTCTCTTCGATTCTCTCCTCAAACTCATGTCTGAGAGATCTGGACCTGAGTAACAATGACCTGCaggattcaggagtgaagctcaTCTCTGATGCTCTCAAGAGTCCAGACTGTAAACTACACACACTGAG ATTATCAGGTTGTATGGTGACAGATGAAGGTTGTTGTTATTTGGCTTCAGCTCTGAGTTCAAATCCATCATCACACCTGAGAGAGCTGGATCTGAGCTACAATCACCCACAACACTCAGGACGCCAGATGCTCTCTCAGAGACTCAACAAACTCAT AACGGAACCTCGGGGGGAGTGTTTCATCAAGGCAGGGATAAGAAAGT ATGCCTGCGATCTCACGCTGGATCCAGATACAGCACATGTTGAACTGTGTCTCTCTTCCGGAGACAAAAGTGTGACTCACACCAATCAGAAACAGCCTTACCCCGATCATCCAGACAGATTTGAGTCTTATCCTCAGGTTTTGTGTAGAGAGAGTCTGACTGGACGCTGTTATTGGGAGGCTGAATGGAACGGTCCAGAGGGGACGATAGGGGTGACCTACAAACACATTCTCAGGAAAAAGGATGACCTTGGTATGGTGGAGGCAACCCCAGAGCTTGGAAACAATGATGTTTCATGGAAACTGACCTGTGGAGTGAGATCATCTGTTTCTCACGATCAAAAAGACATTGAAATACAGATCCCAACTTCTTGTTTCTCTAGAGCCGGAGTGTTTTTGGACACGGAGGCCGGCAGACTGTCCTTTTACAGTGTTTCTGACACACGCACACTTACAAATCTGTACACATTCCTTGTTTCTTTTAAAGAGCCTCTCTATGCTGGATTTAAGGTGGACAGTGGCACTTTGTCCTTGTGTCAGCTGAAGTAA
- the LOC135760542 gene encoding uncharacterized protein isoform X2 — protein MIRFCTDGALVFSILIIVSVVKCETKEVLSFTANIGGKVDIQCPYESRYEKHDKYLCRGKCSILSKDIPVKSGEEPYDRRFNLTDNSTAHIFTVTITDLRPSDEGKYWCAIVTGPGRTDNYREVHLNFKHDNGGLLTVITTTTKTTTISSMSPVSYHYTVNTQTVASSSPPSSPSSSSFCLVSKNSDLPPMISLSVTVILLLLFGLSLFMYRRQRNKKKNHYSSQINSNTPQDCVENNIYVIQSIYEGPHDVKSHSDCCTCSSCVNGNNNLPTNPSETINTVYATVQLPRNPSESNRDIYSLAHLPRKHLG, from the exons ATGATTCGGTTCTGTACTGATGGAGCTCTTGTATTTAGCATACTGATCATCGTGTCAG TGGTGAAATGTGAGACAAAAGAGGTCCTGTCTTTCACTGCAAATATAGGAGGGAAGGTTGATATACAGTGCCCATATGAGTCTAGATATGAAAAACATGATAAGTATTTGTGCAGAGGGAAGTGTTCAATACTTTCAAAAGACATACCTGTTAAATCCGGAGAAGAACCTTATGACAGGCGATTCAATCTGACTGACAACTCAACAGCCCACATCTTCACTGTCACCATCACTGATCTGAGACCATCAGATGAAGGCAAATACTGGTGTGCAATAGTGACAGGCCCTGGACGTACTGATAATTATAGAGAGGTTCATCTGaattttaaacatg ATAATGGAGGTTTATTAACTGTGATAACAACGACTACAAAGACAACAACTATCAGCTCAATGTCACCAGTATCTTACCATTACACAGTCAACACTCAGACTGTGGCTTCATCATCACCACCTtcatcaccatcatcatcaaGTTTCTGTCTTGTGTCAAAAAATTCAG ATTTGCCACCAATGATCTCATTGTCAGTAACAGtgattcttcttcttctgtttGGACTTTCACTCTTCATGTACCGTAGACAGAGAAACAAGAAGAAAA ATCATTATTCCTCACAGATCAACAGTAACACACCCCAAGATTGTGTTGAAAAC AATATTTATGTTATTCAGAGCATCTATGAAGGACCCCATGATGTGAAAAGCCACTCCGACTGCTGTACCTGTTCATCGTGTGTTAATGGCAACAATAATCTACCCACCAACCCCTCTGAGACTATAAACACGGTTTATGCTACAGTTCAATTACCCAGAAATCCTTCAGAGTCCAACAGGGACATTTATTCCCTGGCTCATTTACCCAGAAAACATTTGGGTTGA